The following proteins are co-located in the Maridesulfovibrio sp. genome:
- a CDS encoding Rid family detoxifying hydrolase, with translation MIVTTVNTENAPAAIGPYSQATIYNSQAFVSGQLGLVPETGEFISDDVQDQARQALENLKSILGACRSSLNKVISVDVFLTDMNDFAKVNEVYAEFFSNHKPARAAIEVSGLPKGGLVEIKCIAAI, from the coding sequence ATGATCGTTACAACTGTAAATACCGAAAATGCTCCCGCAGCAATCGGACCCTACTCGCAGGCCACCATCTACAACTCGCAGGCTTTTGTCAGCGGGCAGCTCGGTCTTGTCCCGGAAACCGGCGAGTTCATCTCTGATGATGTACAGGACCAGGCAAGACAGGCTCTTGAAAATCTTAAATCCATCCTTGGAGCCTGCAGAAGTTCCTTGAACAAGGTTATCAGCGTGGATGTTTTCCTGACAGACATGAACGACTTTGCCAAAGTCAACGAAGTCTATGCCGAGTTCTTCTCCAACCACAAGCCAGCACGGGCCGCCATCGAAGTAAGCGGACTCCCCAAAGGCGGACTTGTGGAAATTAAGTGTATTGCGGCTATTTAA
- the rfbB gene encoding dTDP-glucose 4,6-dehydratase: MRLLITGGCGFIGTNFIYLMKERHPDWKLFNLDKLTYAGNRKNLLELEQEENSGYTFLHGDICDKEFVTSVLHDYKIDAVVNFAAESHVDRSINDPAPFLTTNTLGAQNMMECARSAGIEKFVHVSTDEVYGTLGPNDPAFSEENPLEPNSPYSASKAGADLMARAYFETYKFPVSITRCSNNYGPYQFPEKLIPLMFIKATAGERLPIYGDGSNIRDWIYVDDHCTGVELTLLKGQPGKAYNFGGAAEKTNLELVKELLSILGKDESLITYVKDRPGHDMRYAMDYSLAEKELGFAPAVTFDEGIRKTIEWYQNNGQWLEDVRSGAYREFMDQWYGERK; encoded by the coding sequence ATGCGACTTCTTATTACCGGCGGATGCGGTTTTATCGGAACCAACTTCATTTACCTGATGAAAGAACGGCATCCTGACTGGAAACTGTTCAACCTTGATAAGCTGACCTACGCCGGGAACCGCAAGAACCTGCTTGAGCTGGAACAGGAAGAGAACTCCGGCTATACATTCCTCCATGGCGACATCTGTGATAAAGAATTCGTCACTTCCGTACTGCACGACTATAAAATCGATGCCGTAGTCAACTTCGCGGCAGAATCTCACGTAGACAGATCCATCAACGATCCCGCACCATTTTTGACTACCAACACCCTTGGTGCCCAGAATATGATGGAATGCGCCCGCAGTGCCGGAATCGAAAAGTTCGTCCATGTTTCCACAGACGAAGTCTACGGCACTCTAGGACCCAATGATCCGGCCTTCAGCGAAGAGAATCCCCTTGAGCCTAACAGCCCTTATTCCGCCTCCAAGGCTGGCGCAGATCTCATGGCCCGGGCATACTTCGAGACATACAAATTTCCCGTTTCCATTACCCGTTGCTCCAACAACTACGGTCCATACCAGTTCCCTGAAAAACTCATCCCGCTTATGTTTATCAAGGCAACAGCAGGAGAACGTCTGCCCATTTACGGGGACGGCTCCAACATCAGGGACTGGATCTATGTTGATGACCATTGCACCGGGGTGGAACTGACTCTGCTTAAAGGACAGCCCGGCAAAGCCTACAACTTCGGCGGGGCTGCCGAGAAGACCAACCTTGAACTGGTCAAGGAACTTCTGTCAATTCTCGGAAAAGATGAGTCACTCATAACCTACGTCAAAGACAGGCCCGGGCACGACATGCGATATGCCATGGACTATTCACTGGCTGAAAAAGAACTTGGCTTCGCTCCGGCAGTTACTTTTGATGAAGGAATACGTAAAACCATCGAATGGTACCAGAACAACGGTCAATGGCTTGAAGACGTGCGTAGCGGAGCTTACCGCGAATTCATGGACCAATGGTACGGAGAACGAAAATGA
- a CDS encoding 4Fe-4S binding protein: MKKISPELLRDSIQCAMTLFCIWVGYRFYLFYQWMIGNSDIAVTKPGAVEGFLPISALLSLKQLFTKGIFDEVHPAGLTIFIAVLIMSLIMRKGFCGYLCPVGFIHNLLNKIGRRIGKIITVKGNIEFGMLIPKYIALAFFVIAVFKMGGRELEAFIRSPYNFTAEAKMMLFFTDISMTAALIIGAILVLGIFIPYFWCRFLCPYGALLGIIAKVSPIAVKRDEKKCISCGKCNKACPGGIEVDIKQTINSPECVGCTQCINACPVDGCLNVTDRLSRVKLPWYVIAAGSLVILLVYYAAAKFTNHWDSPYPLEMLRKYYMMM; this comes from the coding sequence ATGAAAAAAATATCCCCTGAACTGCTGCGGGATTCCATTCAGTGCGCCATGACTCTGTTCTGCATCTGGGTGGGATACCGCTTTTATCTTTTCTACCAATGGATGATCGGCAATTCAGACATTGCCGTGACCAAGCCCGGCGCAGTTGAAGGATTCCTGCCAATCAGCGCCCTGCTTTCCCTGAAACAGCTCTTCACTAAAGGCATATTCGATGAAGTCCATCCTGCAGGACTGACCATCTTTATTGCGGTTCTGATCATGAGTTTGATCATGCGCAAAGGTTTCTGCGGTTATCTTTGCCCGGTGGGATTCATCCACAACCTGCTCAATAAGATTGGACGCAGGATCGGTAAAATCATAACCGTCAAAGGTAATATTGAGTTCGGGATGTTGATCCCCAAATACATTGCCTTAGCCTTTTTTGTAATAGCCGTTTTCAAAATGGGCGGACGCGAACTGGAAGCCTTTATCCGTTCTCCGTACAACTTCACAGCTGAAGCAAAAATGATGCTCTTCTTTACCGACATAAGCATGACTGCAGCCCTGATTATCGGGGCAATATTAGTGCTGGGCATCTTCATTCCCTACTTCTGGTGCCGCTTCCTCTGCCCTTACGGGGCACTGCTGGGCATCATCGCCAAGGTATCTCCCATTGCAGTGAAACGTGATGAAAAAAAATGCATCAGCTGCGGGAAATGCAACAAGGCCTGTCCCGGCGGAATCGAAGTGGACATCAAGCAAACCATTAATTCACCGGAGTGTGTAGGCTGCACCCAATGCATCAACGCTTGCCCGGTGGACGGCTGCCTGAACGTCACAGACCGCTTAAGCAGGGTAAAACTGCCGTGGTATGTGATCGCTGCCGGATCGCTGGTGATCCTGCTGGTCTACTATGCAGCTGCCAAGTTCACCAACCATTGGGATTCGCCTTACCCGCTGGAAATGCTACGTAAATATTATATGATGATGTAA
- a CDS encoding PilZ domain-containing protein translates to MKSFDLDCDVAESLHEISLKHNKVKYNGFLIDIPTLLRSTAADKAEANLLSDNFPVMRLSYKAAEGIRCIPTGKFSGHGTSLEEFFRESCQNFTARSLRGTKRANKVLNVLLNRDINSSKSQIEKSVALNFSAEGCFLFSVTRWKKGDTLWVAFMELNDKTPIKSEVLWTVPWGVKSQMPGIGLRFLSLSEEQADQLDELIQAKKV, encoded by the coding sequence TTGAAAAGTTTTGATCTGGATTGTGACGTTGCCGAGTCCCTTCATGAGATTTCTCTCAAGCATAATAAAGTTAAATATAACGGTTTCTTAATTGATATTCCGACTTTGCTCCGTTCTACTGCAGCGGATAAGGCAGAGGCAAATCTCTTGAGTGATAATTTTCCGGTTATGAGACTGAGCTATAAGGCTGCGGAAGGTATACGGTGTATACCTACAGGGAAATTTTCCGGGCATGGCACATCGCTGGAGGAGTTTTTCCGGGAAAGCTGCCAGAACTTTACAGCGAGGTCTTTACGTGGCACCAAAAGGGCTAACAAAGTTTTAAATGTTTTGTTGAACAGGGATATCAATTCTTCAAAAAGCCAGATTGAAAAAAGTGTAGCCTTGAATTTCTCAGCAGAAGGCTGCTTCTTATTTTCTGTTACAAGGTGGAAGAAGGGAGATACTCTCTGGGTGGCATTTATGGAGTTGAATGACAAAACTCCAATTAAGTCGGAAGTTTTGTGGACGGTGCCTTGGGGGGTAAAATCACAAATGCCCGGTATCGGGTTGAGATTCTTGTCTCTATCTGAGGAACAGGCTGATCAGCTTGATGAATTAATACAGGCTAAGAAGGTGTGA
- a CDS encoding STAS domain-containing protein: protein MELSFKQIDEVTVVKIESTELNHVVSHDFQRQIQPIFEEKQFNVALDMDSVDFMDSMGIGTLITLRNKLMKEKGNIAMFNISERVKKIIDIAALHKVFDLFDTEEDAVNGLKDKMLA, encoded by the coding sequence ATGGAACTTAGTTTTAAACAGATAGATGAAGTCACCGTTGTAAAAATTGAATCTACTGAACTGAACCATGTTGTAAGCCATGATTTTCAGCGCCAGATTCAACCTATTTTCGAAGAAAAACAATTCAATGTAGCACTCGACATGGACAGTGTTGACTTCATGGACAGCATGGGCATCGGAACTTTGATCACACTGCGGAATAAACTGATGAAAGAAAAAGGCAACATCGCCATGTTCAACATCAGCGAGCGGGTAAAGAAAATTATCGACATTGCCGCCCTGCACAAAGTTTTTGACCTTTTTGACACAGAAGAAGATGCTGTAAACGGCCTCAAAGATAAAATGCTGGCTTAA
- a CDS encoding histidine kinase dimerization/phosphoacceptor domain -containing protein — MNETPKILTIDDDESVRLSIAHYLEDSGYEVLQASNGHEGLRIFHEQEPDVVLLDLRMPEMDGLSVLKQLGQEAPQTPVIVVSGTGSFEDVIATVRLGSWDYIPKPITDLTDLENAILRTRSRARLLVENERYKEELERKIRERTEELQLMNKVLSEEITARKKSEGLVRASLAEKEVMLKEIHHRVKNNLQVISSLLSLQSGYTDDKEASNLLRECQHRVRSMSMLHEKLYRSEDLSRIDMNEYALTLISFLLRSYSVDGKVNPTYNINDIHMGIDSAIPCGLIINELVSNALTHAYEMNSGGELKVSMHRENKQIKLEVSDNGVGLPENFSISGSRTLGMTLVETLAQQLNGEVHFFNDNGATFQISFPG, encoded by the coding sequence ATGAATGAAACGCCAAAAATACTGACGATTGATGACGATGAGAGCGTTCGCCTTTCCATTGCACACTATCTTGAAGATAGCGGATACGAAGTTCTTCAAGCCAGTAACGGGCATGAAGGTTTGAGAATATTTCATGAACAGGAGCCTGATGTTGTCCTGCTTGACCTGCGGATGCCGGAAATGGACGGTCTTTCCGTGCTCAAACAGCTGGGTCAGGAAGCACCTCAAACTCCGGTCATAGTCGTCTCGGGAACAGGATCATTTGAAGATGTCATTGCCACTGTAAGACTGGGATCATGGGACTATATCCCAAAACCGATCACAGACCTTACAGATCTGGAAAATGCTATCCTGCGAACCCGATCAAGAGCGAGACTCCTCGTTGAAAACGAACGCTACAAAGAAGAGCTTGAACGCAAAATCCGTGAAAGGACCGAAGAACTCCAGCTGATGAACAAAGTCCTTTCAGAGGAAATTACTGCTCGTAAAAAATCAGAAGGACTTGTCCGGGCATCCTTGGCTGAAAAGGAAGTCATGCTCAAGGAAATCCATCACCGGGTAAAAAACAACCTGCAGGTAATTTCAAGCTTGCTCAGCCTGCAAAGCGGCTATACAGATGATAAAGAAGCAAGCAATCTGTTGCGAGAATGCCAGCACAGGGTCCGTTCCATGTCAATGCTGCATGAAAAACTATACCGTTCAGAAGACCTTTCCCGCATTGATATGAACGAATACGCCCTGACCTTGATCAGCTTTCTCCTTCGTTCTTACTCTGTTGATGGTAAAGTCAACCCGACATATAATATTAATGACATACATATGGGTATTGATTCAGCAATCCCGTGCGGACTGATCATTAATGAACTGGTTTCAAATGCTTTGACCCATGCCTATGAGATGAATTCCGGCGGGGAACTGAAAGTTTCCATGCACAGGGAGAACAAACAAATCAAATTGGAAGTCTCAGATAACGGTGTCGGCTTACCCGAAAATTTTTCCATCAGCGGCTCAAGAACCCTTGGCATGACCCTTGTAGAAACACTTGCGCAACAATTAAATGGTGAAGTCCATTTTTTCAATGATAATGGAGCAACCTTTCAAATCAGCTTTCCGGGATAA
- a CDS encoding IS3 family transposase (programmed frameshift): protein MKKEETQRVKRTQRDYTMGFKLSVVALVEKGEMTYKQAQRAYGIQGRSTVLKWLRKHGSLDWSKPMVHQKRMPKSKETPAQKIKRLEKELQEEKIKTMLLNEMIDISDRELGTSIRKKPYPRAARGLQETKQISLSACCRQLGVSRQSIYQAEKRHKVREKQFQEVKKLVLSLRARMPRLGTRKLYFLLREKFVARGIKLGRDAFFALLRREHLLIKTRKNYTKTTNSKHWLKKHPNLLKEFKPQYSEEVFVSDITYVKTLNKTYYLSLITDSFSRKIVGHNLSSDLSAEGTTKALDMAIKNRKTRNKTIHHSDRGLQYASSIYQNKLKKAEMVPSMTDGYDCYQNALAERINGILKQEFLVVKCTSFDELNSLVKESIEIYNSERPHLSLKMKTPNQIHKQGCGGTPTAL from the exons ATGAAAAAGGAAGAAACTCAAAGAGTAAAGCGTACTCAGCGGGACTACACAATGGGCTTTAAATTGTCCGTTGTGGCATTAGTTGAAAAGGGTGAAATGACCTACAAGCAGGCCCAAAGGGCCTATGGAATCCAAGGTCGCAGCACTGTTTTAAAGTGGCTTCGTAAACATGGCAGCCTTGACTGGAGCAAGCCAATGGTACATCAGAAAAGAATGCCAAAATCCAAAGAGACTCCAGCACAAAAGATTAAGCGTCTTGAAAAAGAGCTTCAGGAAGAGAAGATCAAAACTATGCTTCTCAACGAAATGATTGATATTTCTGACAGAGAACTGGGTACTTCCATAAGAAAAAAAC CTTACCCCCGAGCTGCACGAGGTCTTCAGGAAACAAAGCAAATAAGTTTATCTGCTTGCTGTAGACAGCTCGGGGTGAGTCGGCAATCGATATATCAGGCTGAAAAACGCCATAAGGTACGGGAAAAACAGTTCCAAGAAGTAAAGAAACTTGTTTTGAGTCTGCGGGCCAGAATGCCTCGGCTGGGAACGCGTAAGCTTTATTTTTTATTGCGTGAGAAATTTGTAGCTCGTGGAATCAAGCTTGGGCGGGATGCTTTTTTCGCATTATTGCGCAGAGAGCATTTACTGATAAAAACAAGAAAAAATTACACAAAAACTACAAATTCAAAGCATTGGCTCAAAAAACATCCTAATTTATTGAAGGAGTTTAAGCCTCAGTATTCAGAAGAAGTCTTTGTTAGTGATATAACTTACGTAAAAACGTTAAATAAAACATACTATCTATCACTAATCACAGACTCTTTTAGCAGAAAAATTGTAGGTCACAATTTGAGTTCTGATCTTAGTGCCGAAGGGACCACTAAAGCTTTAGATATGGCTATCAAAAACCGAAAAACGCGAAACAAAACAATCCACCATTCAGATCGTGGATTGCAGTACGCATCGTCCATTTATCAAAACAAACTCAAGAAAGCCGAAATGGTCCCATCTATGACAGATGGGTATGATTGTTACCAAAATGCGTTAGCTGAACGTATAAATGGAATTTTAAAACAAGAATTTTTGGTGGTTAAATGCACTAGCTTTGATGAGTTAAATTCACTCGTAAAAGAGTCTATTGAAATATATAATTCTGAACGTCCTCATCTTAGTTTGAAAATGAAAACACCGAACCAAATACATAAACAGGGCTGTGGGGGTACCCCCACAGCCCTGTAG
- a CDS encoding amino acid ABC transporter permease, which translates to MSGTSLRAPGKGRNYELFWKTVFFIGLFATMFGLYWATQQVDYVWRWERIPNYFYYQDEININSDIEGSITAIKEQGDNAIVTVTGENHESEQYEVPASGLRVYKDDTVFVGDTIGIEKEWKPGVILDGLFITLKVSAIAIVFAILLGLFTGLARISQNPALKLSAITYIELIRGTPLLVQMFIWYFVLGTLINNMLAKYDISQISPLWFGIASLSIFAGAYVAEIVRAGIQSVHRGQMEAARSLGMSKYYAMKHIILPQAFRRILPPLAGQFISMIKDSSLLGVIAIRELTKGTREAVSTSLQPFELWFLCALLYLVLTFAFSMFVQYLEKKMVQR; encoded by the coding sequence ATGAGTGGAACATCATTAAGAGCTCCCGGCAAAGGCCGGAACTACGAACTTTTCTGGAAGACTGTATTTTTCATCGGCCTGTTTGCCACAATGTTCGGCCTTTACTGGGCGACACAGCAGGTTGATTATGTCTGGCGTTGGGAGCGTATTCCGAACTACTTCTATTATCAGGATGAAATAAATATCAATTCAGATATCGAAGGCAGTATCACCGCTATTAAAGAACAAGGTGATAATGCCATCGTTACTGTGACCGGGGAAAACCACGAGTCAGAACAGTATGAAGTACCCGCTTCCGGATTGCGTGTTTACAAGGACGATACTGTTTTTGTAGGTGACACTATCGGAATCGAAAAAGAATGGAAACCGGGTGTTATCCTTGACGGTTTATTCATAACCCTCAAGGTCAGTGCCATAGCCATTGTTTTCGCTATTCTGCTCGGCCTCTTTACCGGTTTGGCCCGTATTTCCCAGAACCCGGCATTGAAGCTTTCTGCGATCACCTACATTGAACTTATCCGCGGAACACCACTGCTGGTACAGATGTTCATCTGGTATTTCGTGCTGGGAACCCTGATCAACAACATGCTTGCAAAATACGATATCTCCCAGATTTCACCTCTCTGGTTCGGTATTGCGTCTCTTTCTATTTTCGCAGGTGCTTATGTTGCTGAGATCGTTCGTGCAGGTATTCAGTCCGTTCACCGCGGACAGATGGAAGCAGCCCGTTCACTGGGTATGTCAAAATACTATGCCATGAAACACATTATCCTGCCTCAGGCTTTCCGGAGAATCCTCCCCCCGCTGGCAGGACAGTTCATCAGTATGATCAAGGACTCCTCACTGCTTGGAGTTATCGCCATCAGAGAACTTACCAAGGGTACAAGGGAAGCGGTATCCACAAGCCTGCAGCCGTTTGAGCTGTGGTTCCTTTGTGCACTGCTCTACCTCGTACTGACTTTTGCTTTCTCCATGTTTGTACAGTACCTTGAAAAGAAAATGGTGCAGAGATAA
- a CDS encoding tRNA (cytidine(34)-2'-O)-methyltransferase: MTQEKFTNPFSIVLFEPEIPPNTGNIARLCAGTDTQLHLIEPLGFSISDKHLKRAGLDYWPKVKLSVWKNWQEYKENAKPQRLVTTSAKRGTHLFEFKFLPGDHLVLGPETRGLPEWMFDEFKHAVNIPTTDNVRSLNLSTSAGIILYQALSCLEARVSFK, translated from the coding sequence ATGACACAGGAAAAATTTACCAACCCTTTCAGTATCGTTCTCTTCGAGCCTGAAATTCCACCTAATACCGGTAACATTGCAAGGCTTTGTGCCGGAACGGACACCCAGCTTCATCTCATCGAACCGCTGGGATTTTCCATTTCCGACAAGCACCTCAAACGTGCAGGGCTAGACTATTGGCCCAAAGTAAAACTCTCGGTATGGAAAAACTGGCAGGAATACAAAGAGAATGCAAAACCCCAAAGACTGGTCACAACCAGTGCCAAAAGGGGAACCCATCTGTTCGAATTCAAATTTCTGCCCGGAGACCACCTTGTTCTTGGTCCGGAAACAAGAGGATTGCCCGAATGGATGTTTGATGAATTCAAACACGCGGTGAACATTCCCACCACTGACAATGTGCGCAGCCTGAACCTTTCCACATCTGCAGGAATTATCCTCTATCAGGCTCTGTCATGTCTGGAAGCAAGGGTTTCATTTAAATAA
- a CDS encoding amino acid ABC transporter ATP-binding protein: MIEVKNIYKTFYVPHEVQALSNVSHSVDKGQVVVVIGPSGSGKSTFLRCLNRLEYADSGHIFIDGIDILSPKTNINKIREEVGMVFQSFNLFPHKTVLENLTIAQTVVRKRTKKEAGEVAMELLKKVGIHDKAGVYPTQLSGGQQQRVAIARSLAMDPKVLLFDEPTSALDPEMVGEVLDVMKTVAKEGMTMVVVTHEMGFAREVADEVVFMDQGMLIEKGSPEHFFKNPESDRTKAFLSQIL, translated from the coding sequence ATGATTGAAGTAAAAAATATATACAAAACTTTCTATGTTCCCCATGAGGTGCAGGCACTTTCCAATGTTTCACACAGCGTGGACAAAGGACAAGTTGTCGTTGTTATCGGGCCTTCCGGTTCCGGAAAATCAACCTTCCTGCGCTGCCTGAACAGGCTTGAGTACGCTGACTCCGGCCACATATTCATCGACGGAATTGATATTCTTTCACCAAAGACAAATATCAACAAAATCCGCGAAGAAGTTGGAATGGTATTCCAGTCCTTCAACCTTTTCCCGCACAAGACCGTGCTGGAAAACCTGACTATCGCCCAGACAGTAGTCCGCAAAAGGACCAAAAAGGAAGCAGGTGAGGTGGCCATGGAACTGCTGAAGAAAGTAGGTATCCATGACAAAGCCGGAGTTTACCCCACTCAGCTTTCCGGAGGACAGCAGCAGCGTGTTGCTATCGCCCGTTCACTGGCTATGGACCCCAAAGTCCTGCTCTTTGATGAACCGACTTCAGCCCTTGACCCGGAAATGGTCGGGGAAGTTCTGGATGTAATGAAGACCGTTGCAAAGGAAGGCATGACCATGGTTGTGGTTACCCACGAAATGGGGTTTGCGCGTGAAGTTGCGGATGAAGTTGTCTTCATGGATCAGGGTATGCTCATTGAAAAGGGCAGCCCGGAACACTTCTTCAAAAATCCGGAATCAGACAGGACCAAGGCTTTCCTCAGCCAGATCCTGTAG
- a CDS encoding transporter substrate-binding domain-containing protein: MKRICMMLIMVLALGFAATANAADIDLAKKSTLNSILKNGELRCGIASGYIPFQMTDKKGRIVGFEIDLAREMAKAMGVKFVPVNMEFDGIIPALLTDKIDIITAGMTVNQERNLQINFAEPFMVVGQTVLLNKKLEGKIKSYKDLNKPEFTIVSKLGTTGEQAAKRFIPKANYKSFDLETDAALEVLNGKADAMIYDLPFNAIFMAEQGEGKLVFLDTPFTYEPLGWGIRKGDPDFLNFLGNFLHQIKNDGRYEKLYNKWFESTAWRNNM; the protein is encoded by the coding sequence ATGAAAAGAATTTGCATGATGCTGATCATGGTGCTGGCACTCGGCTTTGCAGCCACCGCCAATGCAGCTGACATTGATCTGGCCAAGAAATCAACCCTCAACTCCATTCTGAAAAACGGAGAACTGCGCTGCGGTATCGCTTCCGGATACATCCCCTTTCAGATGACTGACAAGAAAGGTCGCATTGTCGGTTTCGAAATCGACCTCGCCCGCGAAATGGCAAAAGCCATGGGTGTAAAGTTTGTTCCGGTCAACATGGAATTCGACGGCATCATCCCCGCTCTTCTTACTGACAAAATTGACATCATCACCGCCGGTATGACCGTCAACCAGGAGCGTAACCTGCAGATCAACTTCGCTGAACCTTTCATGGTTGTAGGCCAGACTGTTCTGCTGAACAAAAAACTCGAAGGCAAAATCAAGTCCTACAAGGACCTGAACAAGCCTGAGTTCACTATTGTTTCCAAGCTCGGCACCACTGGTGAACAGGCTGCAAAACGCTTTATCCCTAAAGCCAATTACAAGTCTTTCGACCTTGAAACCGACGCAGCTCTTGAAGTTCTCAACGGCAAAGCTGATGCTATGATTTACGACCTGCCCTTTAACGCTATCTTTATGGCTGAACAGGGTGAAGGCAAACTCGTATTCCTTGATACTCCTTTCACTTACGAGCCTCTGGGCTGGGGTATCCGTAAAGGTGATCCCGATTTCCTGAACTTCCTCGGAAACTTCCTGCACCAGATCAAGAACGACGGACGCTACGAAAAGCTTTACAACAAGTGGTTTGAAAGCACCGCTTGGCGTAACAACATGTAG
- the rfbD gene encoding dTDP-4-dehydrorhamnose reductase, translating to MIDLAGKKAVILGGKTGLLGQSLTEKLQAQEIITIPLSRSDFDPLNEESLTAMLEREEPDFIFNTVAYTMVDLAEDEENRAHLLNTTLPATLGRLCKQFKIKLIHYSTDFIFDGKKDSPYSEDDKPNPQSVYGETKLAGEERLKDLNYEDILIIRTAWLFGPHKTNFVHKILNFAQERESLSVVHDQSGSPTYTPDLADYSIELLKHEAKGIFNVVNSGKASWCELATEAIDSCAINCRVDPVPTSAYPTKATRPPYSVLDTTKFTKVTGKNPRPWVQALRDYVYNDLKDDQED from the coding sequence ATGATTGATTTAGCAGGCAAAAAGGCCGTAATCCTCGGCGGAAAAACCGGACTTCTCGGGCAGAGCCTGACTGAAAAGCTTCAGGCACAGGAGATCATAACCATCCCTCTGTCCCGCTCCGACTTTGATCCACTGAATGAGGAATCCCTGACCGCAATGCTGGAAAGGGAAGAACCGGACTTCATCTTCAACACAGTGGCCTACACCATGGTCGATCTTGCGGAAGACGAGGAAAACAGAGCCCACCTGCTGAACACCACCCTCCCAGCCACTCTGGGCAGGCTCTGCAAGCAATTCAAAATTAAACTGATCCACTACAGTACAGATTTTATTTTTGACGGTAAAAAGGATTCACCATACTCCGAAGATGACAAGCCAAACCCTCAATCGGTTTACGGCGAAACCAAGCTGGCCGGAGAAGAAAGACTGAAAGACCTTAATTACGAAGATATTCTGATCATCCGCACAGCATGGCTGTTCGGACCGCATAAGACCAACTTTGTACACAAAATTCTGAACTTCGCTCAAGAACGAGAGAGCCTGAGTGTTGTGCATGATCAATCCGGTTCTCCGACATACACCCCTGATCTGGCTGATTACTCAATTGAGCTGCTCAAACACGAAGCCAAAGGAATTTTCAATGTAGTTAACTCCGGCAAGGCAAGCTGGTGTGAGCTGGCCACCGAGGCCATCGACAGCTGCGCCATCAATTGCCGGGTTGACCCGGTCCCCACTTCCGCCTACCCCACCAAGGCCACAAGACCGCCCTACTCAGTTCTCGATACCACCAAGTTCACCAAGGTGACCGGGAAAAACCCACGCCCGTGGGTGCAGGCTCTCAGGGACTATGTTTACAACGACCTGAAAGACGATCAGGAAGATTAA